The following coding sequences are from one Vicinamibacterales bacterium window:
- the fabF gene encoding beta-ketoacyl-ACP synthase II — MRRVVITGLGAVSALGVGVPALWEALAAGRSGVRPVTVCDTSLLTRPIAAEVPSFDPAAYITPDQQLLFDRFATFATVAANEAWKQAGLMLTDEERTRTGVVIGTGGGGVTRQDEAYRDLYDRKLSRSHPFTIPRVMNNAAASHISMQYRIQGPTLCISTACSSASHAIGEASEMIRAGRADIMVAGGSDAPITPGVVKAWEGMRVLAPGGDDPAAACRPFSLDRQGLVLGEGAGVVILEERERAIRRGAVIFAELAGYGATADAGHITAPGVDAPARAIRQALDQAGLLTTDIDYVNAHGTATRLNDSTETTVLKTVFGDHARRFAVSSTKSMHGHMMGASGAVELIATIMAIQKGLVPPTANYRQPDPECDLDYVPNRAREITVSAAISNSFAFGGLNAVLAVKRA, encoded by the coding sequence ATGCGTCGGGTCGTCATCACAGGACTCGGAGCCGTCTCCGCGCTCGGCGTTGGTGTCCCAGCTCTCTGGGAGGCGCTGGCGGCGGGCCGCAGCGGCGTTCGCCCCGTCACGGTGTGCGACACGTCGCTGCTGACACGGCCGATTGCCGCCGAGGTGCCTTCCTTCGACCCGGCCGCCTACATCACTCCCGATCAGCAACTGCTGTTCGATCGATTCGCGACCTTCGCGACGGTGGCCGCCAACGAGGCCTGGAAGCAGGCGGGGTTGATGCTGACCGACGAGGAGCGGACCCGGACCGGTGTCGTGATCGGCACGGGCGGCGGCGGCGTCACGCGGCAGGACGAGGCCTACCGCGATCTGTACGACAGGAAGCTCAGCCGATCGCATCCGTTCACGATCCCGCGGGTCATGAACAACGCGGCTGCGTCACACATCTCGATGCAGTATCGCATCCAGGGACCGACGCTGTGCATTTCCACCGCCTGCTCGTCGGCCTCGCACGCCATCGGCGAGGCGTCCGAGATGATCCGAGCCGGCCGTGCCGACATCATGGTGGCGGGCGGGAGCGACGCGCCGATCACGCCGGGCGTGGTGAAGGCCTGGGAAGGCATGCGCGTGCTCGCGCCGGGCGGGGACGATCCCGCGGCGGCCTGCCGGCCGTTTTCGCTCGACCGCCAGGGCCTGGTCCTCGGTGAAGGCGCCGGCGTGGTCATCCTCGAAGAACGAGAGCGCGCGATCCGCCGCGGCGCGGTGATCTTCGCCGAACTGGCAGGGTACGGGGCGACGGCTGACGCCGGCCATATCACGGCACCCGGTGTCGACGCGCCGGCGCGCGCGATTCGGCAGGCGCTCGACCAGGCGGGGCTGCTGACGACGGATATCGACTACGTCAACGCGCACGGCACGGCCACGCGCCTGAACGACTCGACCGAAACGACCGTCCTCAAGACGGTGTTCGGCGACCACGCGCGGCGGTTCGCGGTGAGTTCGACCAAGTCGATGCACGGCCACATGATGGGAGCCTCGGGCGCCGTCGAACTGATCGCGACGATCATGGCGATCCAGAAGGGACTCGTGCCGCCGACGGCCAACTACCGTCAGCCGGACCCCGAGTGCGATCTCGACTACGTCCCCAACCGGGCGCGCGAAATCACCGTCAGCGCCGCAATCTCCAACTCGTTTGCCTTCGGCGGGTTGAACGCGGTGCTGGCCGTCAAGCGGGCGTAG
- a CDS encoding phosphatase PAP2 family protein: MRSTTEPKGSRLLVPFGGRTQGNDIVVRFGLSTDKVRGRRLGHHRGASVRFSEWVLVVYLTYLVAILPLRRLSRARQVCVVAGALPLVALVVLISRLPLTPVVHHVRTWLPLPYLLLGYWLSGMFFVDPQASYEARFTSLDERLQRAFGLTGFATRAPRALIECLETAYFSCYVVIPAGLIAYVLAGHEADANRYWSIVLMAELGCYGVLPWIRTRPPWALLERSALDDRDVFMRRVNRFLIQYASTRANTFPSGHAAGALATALAVAGVWPAGGVVFFLLAISIAVGSVAGEYHYSGDAIAGVVTALAAWGLVAGFGL, translated from the coding sequence ATGCGCAGCACAACCGAGCCGAAGGGCAGCCGGCTCCTGGTACCGTTCGGGGGGCGCACCCAGGGAAATGATATCGTTGTGAGGTTTGGGCTGTCGACCGACAAGGTCCGCGGCCGTCGGCTGGGGCACCATCGAGGAGCGTCCGTGCGGTTTTCGGAGTGGGTTCTCGTCGTCTACTTGACGTATCTCGTGGCGATTCTCCCGCTGCGCCGTCTGTCCCGCGCCCGGCAGGTGTGCGTCGTGGCGGGCGCGTTGCCGCTCGTCGCACTCGTCGTGTTGATCTCGCGCCTGCCGCTCACCCCCGTGGTGCATCACGTCCGGACGTGGTTGCCGCTCCCGTACCTGCTCCTCGGGTATTGGCTGTCGGGGATGTTCTTCGTCGACCCTCAGGCGTCGTACGAAGCGCGCTTCACGAGCCTCGATGAGCGTCTCCAGCGTGCCTTCGGCTTGACCGGCTTCGCCACTCGCGCTCCTCGAGCGCTGATCGAGTGCCTGGAGACCGCCTACTTTTCCTGCTACGTTGTCATACCGGCCGGCTTGATCGCCTACGTCCTGGCGGGGCACGAAGCGGATGCCAATCGTTACTGGAGCATCGTGCTGATGGCCGAGCTCGGGTGCTACGGCGTGTTGCCCTGGATCCGCACGCGCCCCCCCTGGGCGCTGCTGGAGCGGAGCGCACTCGACGACAGGGACGTGTTCATGCGGCGAGTGAACAGGTTCCTCATTCAGTACGCGTCCACGCGTGCGAACACGTTTCCGAGCGGTCATGCCGCAGGGGCACTGGCGACGGCACTGGCCGTGGCAGGCGTCTGGCCGGCAGGCGGTGTGGTCTTCTTCCTGCTGGCGATCAGCATTGCCGTGGGCTCGGTGGCGGGCGAGTATCACTACAGCGGTGACGCCATCGCCGGCGTGGTGACGGCGCTGGCCGCGTGGGGGCTCGTCGCCGGCTTCGGGCTGTAG
- a CDS encoding glycosyltransferase gives MPDRPLRIALVTDFFPPAVGGVEVQVHGLARALERRGHSVCVITSSRGEIPGDRLTVVRLPFAYVPRTRVGVPSLANYRRLVEELAADRPDVVHVHGLFSTLAMGGLLAAHALGIPSVTTHHSLIRVASLPLARMVYVLASHHADVVTAVSAAAARDARRASGRDEVLMLPNGMDVGPVPVRRRGAEDPIRITSVLRLKLKKLPYHLMWEFSRVLARAADPSRVRFTVVGDGPERRRVEWLAALLGLRQHIEFCGERSRAEVDRILADSSIFVSPVRAEAFGLALLEARAAGVPCVAIDGGGVSEVIEHDRHGLLTSTRSGFVAAIVRLIDDDALRERLAAGAREGIDQFSWDAACERHEEVYRLAIARRARGRSEAAA, from the coding sequence ATGCCCGACCGTCCGCTCCGCATCGCGCTCGTGACCGACTTCTTCCCGCCTGCGGTGGGTGGGGTCGAGGTGCAGGTGCACGGCCTCGCGCGCGCCCTCGAACGGCGAGGGCACAGCGTTTGCGTCATCACCAGTTCCCGCGGTGAGATCCCCGGCGATCGCCTCACCGTCGTCCGCCTCCCGTTCGCGTATGTGCCCCGGACGCGCGTCGGCGTGCCGTCGCTCGCCAACTACCGCCGGCTCGTCGAGGAACTGGCAGCCGACCGGCCCGACGTGGTGCACGTCCACGGGTTGTTCTCGACGCTGGCGATGGGCGGACTGCTGGCGGCCCATGCGCTGGGGATTCCGAGCGTGACGACGCACCATTCGCTGATCCGGGTGGCGTCGTTGCCGCTCGCGCGGATGGTCTACGTGCTCGCGTCGCACCACGCGGATGTCGTCACCGCGGTGAGTGCGGCGGCAGCCCGTGATGCACGGCGCGCATCGGGTCGCGACGAAGTGCTGATGCTGCCCAACGGGATGGACGTGGGCCCTGTCCCGGTTCGCCGCCGTGGCGCGGAGGACCCGATCCGGATCACGAGCGTGCTTCGGTTGAAGCTGAAGAAGCTGCCCTATCATCTGATGTGGGAGTTCTCTCGCGTGCTTGCCCGGGCCGCGGATCCGTCTCGCGTCCGATTCACCGTCGTGGGGGACGGCCCTGAGCGGCGGCGGGTGGAGTGGCTGGCGGCGCTGCTCGGACTTCGGCAACACATCGAGTTCTGCGGCGAGCGGTCCCGCGCGGAGGTCGATCGCATCCTGGCGGACTCCTCGATCTTCGTCTCACCCGTGCGCGCCGAGGCGTTCGGCCTCGCGTTGCTCGAAGCCCGGGCGGCCGGCGTGCCGTGCGTGGCGATTGACGGCGGCGGGGTGTCGGAGGTCATCGAGCACGATCGCCACGGGCTGCTGACGTCGACGAGATCTGGGTTCGTGGCGGCCATCGTGCGCCTGATCGACGATGACGCGTTGCGGGAGCGGCTGGCGGCCGGGGCGCGCGAGGGCATCGATCAATTCTCGTGGGACGCGGCGTGCGAGCGGCACGAGGAGGTCTACCGGTTGGCGATCGCACGCCGGGCTCGCGGCCGTAGCGAGGCGGCGGCATGA
- a CDS encoding NAD-dependent epimerase/dehydratase family protein, with the protein MLTSSTVLVTGATGFLGGNLARGLALRGDRVRVLLRGRQRPVALEGCDYEIAEGDVRDAAALRAAVRGCRHVVHAAAAVVFWCRDARARQAIVDINVEGTRRVLGAAAAERVERVLHVSTVDTIGLPPPGQIADETTAWTPGRIDNIYAETKRLAEDVARQAEVETVIVNPAFLLGPYDPKPSSGRLLLPLARGWASPYPTRGGNNFVDVRDVVAGALAALDRGRPGERYILGHENLRYQDLFARALAALGRRPWRVPIPLGAAVAAGYVLDAVGRLTGRDPSLTSEVARLAYADHYYSAAKAVRDLGLPQTPIDGALRDAFAWYKSAGMI; encoded by the coding sequence ATGTTGACCTCCTCGACCGTGCTCGTGACCGGAGCGACCGGTTTCCTGGGCGGGAACCTCGCGCGAGGCCTGGCGCTGCGGGGCGACCGGGTCCGCGTGCTCCTGCGCGGCCGCCAGCGACCCGTCGCGCTCGAAGGCTGTGACTACGAGATCGCCGAAGGCGATGTGCGCGACGCGGCGGCGCTTCGGGCCGCGGTGCGTGGATGCCGCCACGTGGTCCACGCGGCCGCCGCGGTCGTGTTCTGGTGCCGGGACGCCCGCGCTCGGCAGGCGATCGTCGACATCAACGTGGAAGGCACCCGGCGGGTGCTCGGCGCGGCGGCGGCCGAACGCGTCGAGCGCGTGCTGCACGTCTCGACCGTTGACACCATTGGACTGCCGCCGCCGGGTCAGATCGCGGACGAGACCACGGCATGGACACCCGGCCGCATCGACAACATCTACGCCGAGACGAAGCGTCTCGCCGAGGACGTCGCGCGGCAGGCGGAGGTCGAGACGGTCATTGTGAACCCCGCCTTCCTGCTCGGGCCGTACGATCCGAAACCCTCCAGCGGTCGGCTGCTGTTGCCGCTGGCGCGCGGATGGGCGTCGCCCTACCCGACGCGCGGCGGGAACAACTTCGTGGACGTGCGCGACGTCGTGGCCGGTGCCCTCGCCGCTCTCGACCGCGGGCGGCCCGGTGAGCGCTACATTCTGGGCCACGAGAACCTGCGCTACCAGGACCTGTTCGCGCGGGCGCTGGCGGCGCTCGGGCGTCGGCCGTGGCGCGTGCCCATCCCGCTCGGGGCCGCCGTGGCCGCCGGGTACGTGCTCGACGCCGTGGGCCGGTTGACCGGACGCGACCCCTCGCTCACATCGGAAGTCGCGCGCCTGGCCTACGCCGACCACTACTACAGCGCGGCGAAGGCCGTGCGAGATCTGGGCCTCCCGCAGACGCCGATTGACGGCGCGCTTCGAGATGCGTTTGCATGGTACAAGTCAGCAGGGATGATCTGA
- a CDS encoding fatty acyl-AMP ligase: MSLPTLPEALVAAAETAGSYGYLTEDLKEEDRQTFAQLRDEALLVGGALREAGLRPGETIAVIVPEARAFLTTFLGASCAGLIPAPLYPPVRTDQLDAYLRSTAPSVRVSRAAAIVTTGQLRRVLGGLQADAPSVRTVLAVDRLRGPRLESPPRVDLDAPAFLQFTSGSTSDPKGVVLTHRNLAENVLAISGPGGLDMSSSDRGVSWLPLFHDMGLIGMALTVLYTGCRTTFVSPLAFLKRPSSWLRAITRDRATISFAPNFAYELCVRRVQPREMEGLDLSSWRVAGCGAEPVLARTLAAFAEKFAAVGFNADAFFPCYGMAEHTLAVSFPPVGRGVRVDHVDGPRLSSERVAVAATGGRQGRIDLVSCGRPFPGHEIRIADADDRPLPDRHVGHILLKGPSVFRGYLDREELTMEALAGGWLHSGDLGYLADGELYVCGRQKDTIIINGRNYYPQDLEQAAADVGDVKRGRVVAFGARTVDGGDRIVVVVEPSNGQPVEDLARRVRGRVLELTGVPVDEVIVAPTGTIPKTTSGKLQRVRVREYYEAGILLRPRGVTTRAKLIGHLVKSQLIYARARAGRVLRGLSGADSHSE; encoded by the coding sequence ATGTCACTGCCAACGCTACCTGAAGCCCTGGTCGCGGCGGCCGAGACCGCCGGCAGCTACGGATACCTGACGGAAGACCTGAAAGAGGAGGACCGCCAGACGTTCGCGCAGTTGCGGGACGAGGCGCTCCTGGTGGGAGGGGCCCTGCGGGAGGCCGGACTCCGTCCCGGAGAGACGATCGCGGTGATCGTTCCCGAGGCGCGAGCCTTCCTGACGACGTTTCTCGGTGCGTCGTGCGCCGGCCTGATTCCCGCTCCGCTCTATCCACCGGTTCGGACCGACCAGCTGGACGCCTATCTCCGGTCGACCGCGCCCTCGGTACGGGTCAGCCGGGCCGCCGCCATCGTCACGACCGGTCAGCTGAGGCGCGTGCTCGGTGGCCTGCAGGCCGACGCACCGTCGGTGAGGACCGTCCTCGCCGTCGACCGCCTCAGGGGACCGCGCCTCGAATCGCCGCCCCGCGTGGACCTCGACGCCCCCGCCTTCCTGCAGTTCACCTCCGGGTCGACGTCCGATCCGAAGGGCGTCGTGCTCACGCACCGCAATCTGGCGGAGAACGTGCTGGCGATCAGCGGACCGGGCGGCCTCGACATGTCATCGTCGGACCGGGGTGTGTCCTGGCTGCCGCTGTTCCACGACATGGGCCTGATCGGGATGGCGCTCACGGTGCTCTACACCGGCTGTCGCACGACGTTCGTGTCGCCGCTCGCGTTCCTGAAGCGGCCTTCGTCGTGGCTGCGGGCCATCACCCGGGACCGCGCCACGATCAGCTTCGCGCCGAACTTCGCGTACGAACTGTGCGTCCGCCGGGTGCAGCCGCGCGAGATGGAAGGCCTGGACCTCTCGAGCTGGCGGGTCGCCGGCTGCGGGGCCGAGCCCGTACTCGCCCGCACGCTTGCCGCATTTGCCGAGAAGTTTGCCGCAGTGGGGTTCAACGCCGATGCGTTCTTTCCCTGCTACGGGATGGCCGAGCACACGCTCGCGGTATCGTTTCCCCCGGTCGGGCGTGGCGTCCGCGTGGACCACGTGGACGGCCCCCGGCTGTCGTCGGAGCGAGTGGCGGTGGCAGCGACTGGCGGCCGCCAGGGGCGCATCGACCTGGTCAGTTGCGGTCGTCCGTTTCCCGGTCATGAAATCAGGATTGCCGATGCGGACGACCGCCCGCTGCCCGACCGTCACGTGGGTCACATCCTCCTGAAGGGGCCGTCGGTCTTCCGCGGCTATCTCGATCGCGAGGAACTGACGATGGAGGCGCTGGCGGGTGGGTGGCTGCATTCGGGCGACCTCGGCTACCTCGCAGACGGCGAGCTGTATGTCTGCGGCCGGCAGAAGGATACGATCATCATCAACGGCCGCAACTACTACCCGCAGGATCTGGAACAGGCGGCCGCCGATGTGGGCGACGTGAAGAGAGGGCGCGTCGTCGCCTTTGGCGCGCGTACGGTCGACGGTGGTGACCGCATTGTCGTGGTGGTCGAGCCCTCCAACGGGCAGCCGGTCGAGGATCTGGCCCGCCGCGTGCGGGGCCGCGTCCTCGAATTGACCGGGGTGCCGGTTGACGAGGTGATCGTCGCGCCGACGGGGACGATTCCCAAGACCACCAGTGGCAAGCTGCAGCGTGTGCGCGTCCGGGAGTACTATGAAGCGGGCATTCTGCTGCGCCCCCGCGGCGTGACGACGCGCGCGAAGCTCATCGGTCACCTCGTGAAATCGCAGCTCATCTACGCGCGGGCCCGGGCCGGGCGCGTGCTGCGCGGGCTCTCGGGCGCCGACTCCCACTCGGAGTAG
- a CDS encoding acyl carrier protein has protein sequence MTELDQLERTVIELIAQKKRIPAESITLDSTFLDLGIDSLDGMDLLFNFEETFKLTIPDDVAQQMRSVRQVTEALRTALANNPQPSAN, from the coding sequence ATGACTGAACTTGATCAGCTCGAGCGCACGGTGATCGAACTCATCGCGCAGAAGAAACGCATACCGGCCGAATCCATCACCCTCGACTCGACGTTTCTCGATCTGGGCATCGATTCGCTCGATGGCATGGACCTGCTCTTCAACTTCGAGGAGACATTCAAGCTCACGATTCCGGACGACGTCGCGCAGCAAATGAGGAGCGTGCGCCAGGTGACCGAGGCGCTGCGCACCGCCCTGGCCAACAATCCACAGCCTTCAGCCAACTGA
- a CDS encoding aminotransferase class I/II-fold pyridoxal phosphate-dependent enzyme, with the protein MDIFEPALNYLESMLGKATGFYPYFRVVRSSDGPVVDVGGRRVVMLGSNNYLGLTHHPDVVKAAHDAIDRYGVGCTGSRFLNGNLDLHEQLEAELAEFTGKEEAVVFSSGVLANIGTLGLLGAPAGSIIFLAAENHASLFDGARLSHARIALFDDVADLERKLSYRSTWENALVVTDGVFSMTGRVADLAAIVELKRRFGFRLYLDDAHGFGVLGNQGRGTADSQGVTKDVDLLFATFSKSLASIGSFLAGDRAVIEYLRHSVRTLIFSAALPPASAAAALAALHVMRRDSHLFDQMWDNARFFREGVEALGYHTLGSRTPIVPLFIGSETLAFQVCREAFEMGLFTTPAMYPAVPKGHAIIRTSVTPAHTREHLQRALDVFADIITRLPIPREDPATIPQTRDTDIAEAALQYLAELEANAQVGKSG; encoded by the coding sequence ATGGACATCTTCGAACCGGCGCTGAACTACCTCGAGTCGATGCTGGGCAAAGCGACCGGATTCTATCCGTACTTCCGCGTCGTGCGCTCGTCCGACGGTCCGGTCGTCGACGTGGGCGGACGGCGTGTCGTGATGCTCGGATCGAACAACTACCTCGGCCTCACACACCATCCGGACGTCGTCAAGGCCGCACACGACGCGATTGACCGCTACGGCGTGGGCTGCACGGGGTCACGTTTCCTCAACGGCAACCTCGACCTGCACGAGCAACTCGAAGCGGAGTTGGCTGAGTTCACCGGGAAGGAGGAAGCCGTCGTGTTCTCCTCCGGTGTCCTGGCGAACATCGGTACGCTTGGCCTGCTCGGAGCCCCGGCGGGCTCGATCATCTTCCTGGCCGCGGAGAATCACGCCAGCCTGTTCGACGGCGCGCGACTGTCGCACGCCCGGATCGCCCTGTTCGACGACGTCGCCGACCTCGAGCGCAAGCTGTCGTATCGGTCCACATGGGAGAATGCGCTGGTCGTCACCGACGGCGTCTTCTCGATGACCGGCCGCGTGGCCGACCTGGCGGCCATCGTCGAGCTCAAGCGCCGGTTCGGGTTCCGCCTGTACCTGGATGACGCCCATGGATTCGGCGTGCTGGGCAACCAGGGCCGCGGGACGGCGGACAGCCAGGGCGTGACGAAGGACGTGGACCTGCTATTCGCCACGTTCAGCAAGTCGCTGGCGAGCATCGGCAGCTTCCTGGCGGGCGACCGCGCCGTGATCGAGTACCTGCGACACAGCGTGCGCACGCTGATCTTCTCGGCGGCGCTGCCGCCGGCATCGGCGGCGGCGGCACTGGCGGCCCTGCACGTGATGCGCCGTGACTCCCACCTGTTCGATCAGATGTGGGACAACGCGCGCTTCTTCAGGGAGGGGGTCGAGGCGCTGGGGTATCACACGCTCGGCAGCCGGACGCCGATCGTCCCGCTGTTCATCGGATCGGAAACGCTGGCGTTCCAGGTGTGCCGCGAGGCGTTCGAGATGGGACTCTTCACGACGCCCGCGATGTATCCCGCGGTGCCGAAGGGGCATGCCATCATTCGCACCAGCGTGACGCCGGCGCACACGCGCGAACACCTGCAGCGCGCGCTCGACGTCTTTGCGGACATCATCACACGCCTGCCGATTCCGCGCGAGGATCCCGCCACGATTCCCCAGACGCGCGACACCGACATCGCGGAAGCCGCGTTGCAGTATCTGGCCGAGTTGGAAGCGAACGCGCAGGTAGGGAAGTCCGGCTAG
- a CDS encoding ABC-F family ATP-binding cassette domain-containing protein: protein MIAFSRISKQYGRQVLFVDASFQLNPGERVGLVGPNGSGKTTLFRMIVREESPDEGEVSVPKRITIGYFRQDIEEMSGRSVLDETIAGCGRVGLLHHELEALQHAMSDPDQADDTDAILDRFGEVQEEYDHLGGYALEAQAREVLHGLGFDDDWIDGDVGALSGGWKMRVAMARTLLGRPDVLLMDEPTNHLDIESIIWLESFLESFRGALLMTSHDREFMNRIVTRIAEIDDGEITVYSGNYDFYERERAIREANREAAYARQQAMLAKERRFIERFAAHAAKAAQVQSRVKALDKIEKIELPKKRRAVKFDFRTPPRSGDLVATLEGVSKAYGRRVVYDGLNLTIRRGERWCVMGRNGAGKTTLLKMVAGVLPSDAGEIRLGASLKMGYFAQQALDLLDPDLTIEEQLQQDFPHESIGMLRNLAGAFQFSGDEIDKKIRALSGGEKTRLVMAVMLLDPPNFLVLDEPTNHLDLATKEMLVDALRNFDGTMLFVSHDRTFLRGLSNRVLELGGESGHDTHPHLYPGSYLDYVQRTGHEAPGVHS, encoded by the coding sequence ATGATTGCCTTTTCGCGCATCAGCAAGCAGTACGGCCGCCAGGTCCTGTTCGTGGACGCCTCGTTCCAGCTCAATCCCGGTGAGCGGGTCGGTCTCGTGGGGCCCAACGGCTCGGGGAAAACCACGCTCTTCCGGATGATCGTCCGCGAGGAGTCGCCGGACGAAGGTGAGGTGTCGGTCCCGAAGCGGATCACGATTGGCTACTTCCGGCAGGACATCGAGGAGATGTCCGGCCGATCCGTGCTCGACGAGACCATTGCCGGCTGCGGACGGGTCGGACTCCTCCATCACGAGCTCGAGGCGCTCCAGCACGCGATGTCGGATCCCGATCAGGCGGACGACACCGACGCCATCCTCGACCGGTTCGGCGAGGTACAGGAGGAGTACGACCACCTCGGCGGCTACGCGCTCGAGGCGCAGGCGCGCGAGGTGCTGCACGGCCTCGGCTTCGATGACGACTGGATAGACGGCGATGTCGGCGCACTGTCCGGCGGATGGAAGATGCGCGTGGCGATGGCGCGCACGCTGCTCGGACGCCCCGATGTCCTGCTGATGGACGAGCCGACCAACCACCTGGACATCGAGTCGATCATCTGGCTCGAGTCCTTCCTCGAGTCGTTCAGGGGCGCGCTGCTGATGACCTCGCACGATCGCGAGTTCATGAATCGGATTGTGACGAGGATTGCCGAGATCGACGACGGCGAGATCACCGTCTACTCGGGCAACTACGACTTCTACGAGCGGGAACGCGCCATCCGCGAGGCCAACCGCGAGGCGGCCTACGCCCGCCAGCAGGCGATGCTGGCGAAGGAGCGCCGGTTCATCGAGCGCTTCGCGGCGCACGCCGCCAAGGCCGCGCAGGTGCAGAGCCGCGTCAAGGCGCTCGACAAGATCGAGAAGATCGAACTGCCCAAGAAGCGGCGCGCGGTCAAGTTCGACTTCCGGACGCCCCCGCGCTCCGGCGATCTCGTGGCCACGCTGGAAGGCGTGTCCAAGGCCTACGGCCGACGCGTGGTGTACGACGGCCTGAACCTGACGATCCGGCGCGGCGAGCGCTGGTGCGTGATGGGGCGCAACGGGGCCGGCAAGACCACGCTGCTGAAGATGGTCGCCGGTGTCCTGCCGTCGGACGCAGGTGAGATCCGGCTCGGGGCCAGCTTGAAGATGGGGTACTTCGCGCAGCAGGCGCTCGATCTGCTCGATCCGGACCTGACGATTGAAGAGCAGCTCCAGCAGGACTTCCCGCACGAGTCGATCGGCATGCTGCGAAACCTGGCCGGGGCGTTCCAGTTCTCGGGTGATGAGATCGACAAGAAGATCCGCGCGTTGTCGGGCGGCGAGAAGACCCGCCTCGTGATGGCCGTGATGCTGCTCGATCCGCCGAACTTCCTGGTTCTCGACGAGCCCACGAACCACCTGGACCTGGCAACGAAGGAGATGCTGGTGGACGCCCTTCGAAACTTCGACGGCACCATGCTCTTCGTCTCGCACGACCGGACGTTCCTGCGCGGCCTCAGTAACCGCGTGCTCGAACTCGGCGGCGAGAGCGGGCACGACACCCACCCCCATCTCTATCCGGGCAGCTACCTGGACTACGTGCAGCGTACCGGCCACGAGGCACCCGGCGTGCACTCGTAG
- a CDS encoding polysaccharide deacetylase family protein: protein MTGRATTVCVTVDMEQDCPPYLNTWRGVTEGLPRLLELLAEEQVPATFFVTGELARRFPDAVRAILSAGHEVGSHGDTHANFGRIGSDAAREEIARSTMTLREFCDVSSFRAPYLTFPAGYVPMLEERGYRLDSSAARYKYPGASVVREGGVIRVPASVTSSTLRWPAWPRDLLLARLREPAVVFVHPWEFVDLTGERLRFDCRFKTGEPARDCLRETIRVLKRRAPRFVRMRDIETPR, encoded by the coding sequence ATGACGGGACGTGCCACCACGGTGTGTGTGACGGTGGACATGGAACAGGACTGCCCGCCGTATCTCAATACCTGGCGTGGCGTGACCGAGGGCCTGCCACGGCTGCTCGAGTTGCTGGCCGAGGAGCAGGTACCGGCCACCTTCTTCGTCACTGGCGAGTTGGCGCGGCGGTTCCCCGACGCGGTACGCGCGATCCTCTCCGCGGGTCACGAGGTCGGATCGCACGGAGACACGCACGCCAATTTCGGCCGCATCGGCTCGGACGCCGCGCGTGAGGAAATCGCCCGCTCGACGATGACGCTCCGGGAGTTCTGCGACGTCTCGTCCTTTCGGGCGCCGTACCTGACATTTCCCGCCGGATACGTGCCGATGCTCGAGGAGCGCGGATACCGGCTGGATTCGTCGGCCGCGCGCTACAAGTATCCCGGGGCGTCGGTCGTGCGAGAGGGCGGCGTCATCCGGGTGCCCGCCTCCGTCACCTCTTCGACGCTGCGCTGGCCGGCGTGGCCGCGCGACCTGCTGCTGGCGCGACTCCGGGAACCGGCCGTCGTGTTCGTGCATCCGTGGGAATTCGTCGATCTGACGGGCGAGCGGTTGCGGTTCGACTGCCGCTTCAAGACCGGTGAACCGGCCCGCGACTGCCTGCGAGAAACCATCCGCGTGCTCAAGCGCCGCGCGCCGCGGTTCGTCAGAATGCGCGACATCGAGACGCCACGGTAG
- a CDS encoding 3-hydroxyacyl-ACP dehydratase FabZ family protein, whose amino-acid sequence MRFVLVDKIVALEPGKRARGYRMLSPDAEYYRDHMPGYPVEPGVLLLESMAQLGGRLVQQSVQHESGRQVLPMLAMVNAAEFKRPARPGSRLDLSAEVLSIRSSGARVSATAEIDGELVASATVTYVLVGLDHDVVGIGVENLAVIRDWGQQTWREMTDGLETGPNEA is encoded by the coding sequence GTGCGATTCGTTCTGGTGGACAAGATCGTCGCACTCGAACCCGGCAAGCGGGCCCGGGGGTACCGGATGCTGTCGCCGGACGCCGAGTACTACCGGGACCACATGCCCGGCTACCCGGTGGAGCCCGGCGTCCTGCTGCTCGAGTCGATGGCTCAACTCGGAGGCCGGCTCGTCCAGCAGTCGGTGCAGCACGAGTCCGGCCGGCAGGTGCTGCCGATGCTGGCGATGGTGAACGCTGCGGAGTTCAAGCGTCCGGCGCGTCCAGGCTCCAGGCTCGATCTGAGCGCCGAGGTGTTGTCGATTCGCAGCTCGGGTGCCCGCGTATCGGCCACAGCAGAGATCGACGGCGAGCTCGTCGCGTCTGCCACGGTGACCTACGTGCTGGTTGGCCTCGACCACGATGTGGTTGGTATCGGAGTCGAGAATCTCGCCGTCATCCGCGACTGGGGCCAGCAGACCTGGCGCGAGATGACGGACGGGCTGGAAACGGGGCCGAATGAGGCGTAG